cctgcctttcctgttcctcctttgcctgtgattcttctatgcttgtttcctggcttgctgctgctgcttgtactactgatcctctgcttgttattgaccttggctttctgaccactctcctgctcagcgtttggtacctcgttctctcctggtttgactcggctcgttcactactcttgttgctcacggtgtctccgtgggcagctgccccgttttccttagcttctgtgtaccgctTGCCGAATTCGAGACACCAGCAATCGTCTCCAACACCACAACTATGAGATTGCGCTCTCTTGCTGTGTTATGGCGGCATACGCTCAGTCCCCCGCGTGAAGTCCATATTAAGTCATGATTTAGTCCTATTTCACACGACCGTGGTCAACAACGAGCTCCCGGACATAGAATTAGCTCTGATCAggacatgaaaatggcttctcgcTCACACGGAAGACGATACTTGACCTTCCTCAATCTGTTTGAAAATCTTTCCCCGCACCTTGGACATGTAAACGGCCACTCGCCACGTGAACCGCCTGATGTTCAGAAAGAGCCGATTTCCGCGTAAAACACTTCCCACACTCAGAACACGCATAGGGCTTCTTCCCCGTGTGGCTTCTTTGATGATGAACGAGAGAAGACTTGTgattaaaacatttcccacataggGAACACGGAAAAGGCCTCTCCCCTCGGTGGATGCCTTGATGTTCAAAAAGAATTGATTTCCGCGTAAAGCACTTTCCACACTCTGGACATGGGAAAGGCTTCTCCCCCGTGTGTCTCCTCCGATGGTTAATGAGTACCGACTTCTGGCTGAAACATTTCCCACACTCCAGACACGAAAATGGCCTCTCACCCGTGTGGACCCGTCGATGATTCTCAAGCTGCGATCTCAACGTAAAATGTTTGCCGCAGTCCGCACACGGAAAAATGTTCTCCCCAGTGTGGAGTCTCTGGTGGTTGACTAGATGGGATTTCTGGGTAAAACATTTTCCGCATTCTAAGCAGGGAAAGGCCTTTTCTCCTGTGTGGCTTCTGTGATGTTTAATGAGGTGGGATTTCTgggtaaaacatcttccacattcCAAACACTTAAAAGCATCAACGCCCGCGTGGAAGAGTTGGTGGTTCAGAAAGGTCGCCTTCATCGAAAAACATTTCCCGCATTGAGAACAGgtgtatggcttctcccctgagtGGATATTCTGATGGTCAAGAAATTGCTCGTGTGCGgagaaacatttcccacattcataGCAAGTGAAGATGTTAAAGCCTTTCTTAGCAGGGTACGGGGTGTGAGACGTTTCCCGGTGACTGTAGGGTTTAGATGATCGCGGTGAGGATTCTAAAGTAAAGAGTTTTTCAAGTGGACGGTCTCGTAGGACGTTCTCTTGAGTTTCACAGATTGGTGAAAAACTTAGATGTTCCCCGAAACCTTTTGCGCTTGTGGGTCCATCTGATGGGAATACAACCAAAACCGTCCGTAAATATTAATGTATATAAACCCAAGGTCAAGAACATTCATTGTACTTAGCAACTCCAGTCAAATATAAAACCTCGCCCCCATGTTTACCTCCATTCTCGACCATTGGAGATGGTATTTTAGTTGTCAGCCCCTTTAACCCCGCAAGGATCCGGTCTACTCTAGGGCTTAAggatgcagcaatttttttttataatttacgcATTTCGAAAAGCTATTCTGAAAGCGTCGCAGGGGCGCCGATGGGTATGGCGTACAGTAGGTACTAGAAAGAGACCTTATTGCTAGCCAAAAGGTTGTCAAGTCTTGTGCAGCTGTTGAGTACGGTCAAGTTTATTACCGAGAAGACCATCTGAGCCGGTCATTTGTGCAAGAGCGGGGATGCAACtagctgggccccatagaaaactttagGAACCCAGACTCCGAAATCAAACCCCAGAGCAGATCCCAAAATGAATCGAACCCTAGATCagactgaaaaaaatatacagatatttaTTTACCTCTCCTCGCTTGTCTTCAGGGCCCGGCACACAGGGTCAGGACCCGGCACACAGGGTCAGGACCCGGCACACAGGGTCAGGACCCGGCACACAGGGTCAGGACCCGGCACACAGGGTCAGGACGCCAGCCATGGTCAGGACCCAGCACACGGGGTCAGGACCCAGCACACGGGGTCAGGACCCAGCACACGGGGTCAGGACCCAGCACACGGGGTCAGGACCCAGCACACGGGGTCAGGACCCAGCACACGGGGTCAGGACCCAGCACACGGGGTCAGGACACAGCACACGGGGTCAGGACGCCAGCCAGGGTCAGGGCCCGTCACACAGGGACAGGACGCCAGCCAGGGTTAGGCACCGCTGCACACAACGTCCTGCATCAGGAACTTGTGTGCCAGGCCCTAAAGGGCAGAGGGGCCAGTGGCCACCCTGGACTAGTGTGAATGGTAGCAAATACGACCCCTATAGTTAGGCCACTGTGCAAGAGGCCTTATCATAAGATGGGGACCGCAGCATCTGTTCCCAATAATGAGACGTTGACAAGGTCATAAAAACTTCTTAGTGGGTGAGAAAATGACTGAATTGGACCGTTCCCCCCACCCCATAATGCCATGTTGGAGGACTGTCCTCGGAAACTGAAGATTTTTTTGTAGTATCTTTTTTAAATCGAATGATCCAGCATTAAAATAATCTATGGTCAGCGGAACATATCACTGGTGAAAAACTGATCTGATGGGATAAAGTTACCCCTGGTGAGGCCTTCGTCTTCTACGTGACTACAGGCCATTATTAGGGAGCATCTCCTACGTGGTCACTCTTGAGATCTTAGAAAAAACATTGCCGCCTtcgtctagaaacagcgccacacctgtccatagtatAACCGGCAATACAGAATATCTATGGGTCATTACCTGCGGTAACATTGCTAGAAAAGTCCTGTTCTAGGAGATGTCGCTCATCATTCCCATATGCCTCATTTTCTTCCGCTAGAACTTCAACTTTAATATTATCGAGGTGTTCACCCTAAGAAAACAAAATGTGAAGAACAACTCTCCATATTGTGTAAGGTGACTTTACTTCTTGGAGAAACCTCCATCTACCTGATCATCCTGATGGCCACTGAGAtcttctggacagtcctgggaatacggaggacggggacatctctctggtgcatTTCTCTCCCTAGATCCATCTGTaggacacacagtgactgaatatatTGTTATATGTGATGATGGGAGGATCTGGGTGACCCTCAAACTGCTCTCCTGAAACTCTCCTCTTACCCGGAGGTGTGCGGtttcggtggtcctccatcatgacgtccttgtacagatccttcttacccggtgatgtgcggttccggtggtcctccagcatgacctccttgtacagatccttcttacccggtgatgtgcggttccggtggtcctccatcatgacctccttgtacagatccctcttaccaggTGATGTGCGGTTCCagtggtcttccagcatgacctccttgtacagatcccccttacccggtgatgtgcgtttccggtggtcctccatcataatgtccttgtacagatccctcttacccggtggtgTGCGGGGCCggcggtcctccatcatgacctccttgtATAGATCCCTCTTACACGGTGATgtgcggttccggtggtcctccatcatgacctccttgtacagatccctctttccCGGTGGTgtgcggttccggtggtcctccagcatgacctccttgtacagatccctctttccCGGTGGTgtgcggttccggtggtcctccatcatgatgtCCTTGTACAtagccctcttacccggtgatgtgcggttccgcgggtcctccatcatgacctccttgtacagatccctcttacccggtgatgtgtggtttcggtggtcctccatcatgacctccttgtacagatccctcttacccggtgatgtgcggtTCCGGTTGTCCTCCATGATgttcttgtacagatccctcttacccggaggtgtgcggttccggtggtcctccatgatgttcttgtacagatccctcttactcgGAGGTGTGCGGTTCCgcgggtcctccatcatgacctccttgtacagatccttgtggtcttttatatactcccactcctccatggagaaatagacggcgacatcctgacatcttataggaacctgacacacgatgatacagtcatcacccagacacattataccttgtgttattatataatgtcccAGCCTTCccggcagtgtcacctctccagtcagcagctcgatGATCTTGTGGGTGAGGTCCAGGATCTTCTCGTTGTTCCTCTCATGGATCAGTGAGTGAGGTGGAGGCTCCGTGATGGGGGTCTGGGTCCTGCTCCGTCCTCCGGACACATAGATACCGCCGGCTGTCAGGAGTTCCCCAGTGATCTTCTTCACCACCGCACATTCCTACATGTAAAAACAAGAATGAACACCGCGCCGCGCCCCTTCCTCGCCCGTTGGCTTTGCTCGGCTTCGTTCAGGAGACAGAGACTGTAAATCATTATAATGTCACATCTTCAtctcaggaggggggggggggtaacgctGTGATGAGGATCAGAAGGGATCGGCCCAGAAtctctcacctctcctgacagcAGGTAGATCATCCTGAGGATGAGGGTTAATATCTCCTCCGACAAGCGGCTCCGATCCTTCTCCATCATGACTTAGAGGTTTATATAGAAATGAAGAACGTTTACAAAGGAACCAGAGAGCAAAACATTATTTCATGACACACCACAGTCTACTCTACCTGTATTCTAATAACCAGACATAGACGGGACACCACAGTCTACTCTACCTGTATTCTAATAACCAGACATAGACGGGACACCACAGTCTACTCTACCTGTATTCTAATAACCAGACATAGACGGGACACCACAGTCTACTCTACCTGTATTCTAATAACCAGACATAGACGGGACACCACAGTCTACTCTACCTGTATTCTAATAACCAGAcatagacaggacaccacagtctactCTACCTGTATTCTAATAACCAGACATAGACGGGACACCACAGTCTACTCTACCTGTATTCTATTAACCAGACATAGACGGGACACCACAGTCTACTCTACCTGTATTCTAATAACCAGACATAGACGGGACACCACAGTCTACTCTACCTGTATTCTAATAACCAGACATAGacgggacaccacagtctgctctacCTGTATTCTAATAACCAGACATAGACGGGACACCACAGTCTACTCTACCTGTATTCTAATAACCAGACATAGACGGGACACCACAGTCTACTCTACCTGTATTCTAATAACCAGAcatagacaggacaccacagcctACTCTACCTGTATTCTAATAACCAGACATAGACGGGACACCACAGTCTACTCTACCTGTATTCTATTAACCAGACATAGACGGGACACCACAGTCTACTCTACCTGTATTCTAATAACCAGACATAGACGGGACACCACAGTCTACTCTACCTGTATTCTAATAACCGATAGGACACTagcgtctgctcctcctgtataacagacaggacacaagggtctgctcctcctgtataacagaCAGGACaatagagtctgctcctcctgtataacagacaggacactagagtctGCTCTTTTTCTAGAACAGACAGGACACtaaagtctgctcctcctgtataacagaCCGAACACTAGAGTCTGCTGCTCCTGTATAACAGACAATACACCagggtctgctcctcctgtataacagacaggacactaAAGTCTGCTGCTCCTGTATAACAGACAGGACgctagagtctgctcctcctgtataacagacagtacactagagtctgctcctcctgtataacagacaggacactagagtctGCTCCTCTTCTATAAAAGACAGGACACtaaagtctgctcctcctgtaatataataacagacaggacactagagtctgctcctcctgtataacagacaggacactagagtctgctcctcctgtataacagacaggacactaaagtctgctcctcctgaataacagacaggacactaaagtctgctcctcctgtaatataacagacaggacactagagtctgctcctcctgtaatataataacaggcaagacactagagtctgctcctcctgtaatataataacagacaggacactacagtctgctcctcctgtaatataataacaggcaggacactagagtctgctcctcctgtaatataataacaagcaggacactagagtctgctcctcctgtataacagacaggacactaaagtctgctcctcctgtataacaggcaggacactacagtctgctcctcctgtaatataacagacaggacactacagtctgctcctcctgtaatataacagACATGAcactagagtctgctcctcctgtaatataacagacaggacactagagtctgctcctcctgtataacagaCAGGACGCTAAAGTCTGCTGCTCCTGtataacagacaggacactagagtctgctcctcctgtataacagacaggacactagagtctGCTCCTCTTCTATAAAAGACAGGACACtaaagtctgctcctcctgtaatataataacagacaggacactagagtctgctcctcctgttatataataacagacaggacactagagtctgctcctcctgtaatataacagacaggacactagagtctgctcctcctgtataacagacaggacactagagtctgctcctcctgtaatataacagacaggacactagagtctgctcctcctgtataacagacaggacactagagtc
The nucleotide sequence above comes from Rhinoderma darwinii isolate aRhiDar2 chromosome 11, aRhiDar2.hap1, whole genome shotgun sequence. Encoded proteins:
- the LOC142663489 gene encoding uncharacterized protein LOC142663489; this translates as MMEKDRSRLSEEILTLILRMIYLLSGEECAVVKKITGELLTAGGIYVSGGRSRTQTPITEPPPHSLIHERNNEKILDLTHKIIELLTGEVTLPGRLGHYIITQGIMCLGDDCIIVCQVPIRCQDVAVYFSMEEWEYIKDHKDLYKEVMMEDPRNRTPPSKRDLYKNIMEDHRNRTPPGKRDLYKNIMEDNRNRTSPGKRDLYKEVMMEDHRNHTSPGKRDLYKEVMMEDPRNRTSPGKRAMYKDIMMEDHRNRTPPGKRDLYKEVMLEDHRNRTPPGKRDLYKEVMMEDHRNRTSPCKRDLYKEVMMEDRRPRTPPGKRDLYKDIMMEDHRKRTSPGKGDLYKEVMLEDHWNRTSPGKRDLYKEVMMEDHRNRTSPGKKDLYKEVMLEDHRNRTSPGKKDLYKDVMMEDHRNRTPPDGSRERNAPERCPRPPYSQDCPEDLSGHQDDQGEHLDNIKVEVLAEENEAYGNDERHLLEQDFSSNVTADGPTSAKGFGEHLSFSPICETQENVLRDRPLEKLFTLESSPRSSKPYSHRETSHTPYPAKKGFNIFTCYECGKCFSAHEQFLDHQNIHSGEKPYTCSQCGKCFSMKATFLNHQLFHAGVDAFKCLECGRCFTQKSHLIKHHRSHTGEKAFPCLECGKCFTQKSHLVNHQRLHTGENIFPCADCGKHFTLRSQLENHRRVHTGERPFSCLECGKCFSQKSVLINHRRRHTGEKPFPCPECGKCFTRKSILFEHQGIHRGERPFPCSLCGKCFNHKSSLVHHQRSHTGKKPYACSECGKCFTRKSALSEHQAVHVASGRLHVQGAGKDFQTD